CGCGTAGGTCTGGATGATCGGATCGCACAGCGGTCCTGAGGCGCAGGCCTCGAGCTGTTCGGCGCTGAGTTGTTTGTCGACGGTGTAGACCTGGATCGTGCGCACACCCTCGATGCTCAGGCCCAGATCCTCGATGATCCGCCGTCCGATCTTGCGGCCGACCGCGTCGTCCATCTGTTCAAGGAGTGCGACTTCGATCCTGTGCGCCATGGGTGCTCCGAGACAATAATTACAATGGTTGGACGATGGGCAGTTTACTCAAACCTCAGGCGAGCGGCAAGTATTCGAACGGGAGTTGACACTACTATCCGCCACATTTAAAGCACCTGCGATGGGCCGGATTAATTTCTTTTCAGGTAGGCAGGGAGGGTAACGAGAACCCGCCGGATGAGGCGGATCAAATCCACGGGACTCCGTAGTTGTCCGACAAGTTCGAAAAACCGTCTTACAATTAATTTGCGGCGCAACACGACTGAATAGCGTTTGATCGCACCTAGATCGAACTCGCGATTTTCAAAGTGAGGAACATGGCGATTGCTATTGAAAATATCGCCCCGATCAGTCTCGTAATAGGTGTTCCAGCTAAATCCAGGGGGAAGGACATTGCCGTTTTCCTTGGCGATGACTTCCAATTCCGTTCCGGGATAGACCAGCGTGCTGACGCCCAGGGAGAGCTTGTTTACCACTGTTCCTCTTAAGATCGATTCGATCTCGTTGATGAACAGCGAAGATTTCAGCATGTCCTCCTTGGTCAGGCCAGGCAGGCTGTTCATCAGAAACAGGCTCACGTGCTCAAATTCGAGTCGCTTGGTGATTTTTATTGCGCTACGGATCTGCTCGGTGGTGATTCCCTTGCGGATGATCTTCAAAATGCGATCCGAGCCGCTTTCAATGCCGTATCCCAGGGCGACGCAACCCGCGCGTTTCATAAGAGACAACGTCTCGTAGCTGATGTTGTTGATCCGTAGGCTGCAATACCAGCGGATACTAAGCTCGCGTCTCAAAATCTCCTCGCAGATCGCTCGAACGTGTTCGGTATGGGCTGTGAAGGAATCGTCCTGAAAGTTCAATCCAGGGAAACCATAGTCGCGTTGCAGGCGTTCGATTTCGTCGACGAAGCGTCCGACGCTACGATGACGCAGCCGTCGGTTGAGGGAATTGGAGCAGAACACGCAGCGGTAAGGACAGCCGCGAGTACTGATCACTCCCACGGCCCTAGTTTTTTCTTCTACTGACAATGTTCCCTGATATTGATCCATCTCGAACAGACCCCAATCGATGTCAGGCAATCCGTCGAGATCTTCGACCAATCCGCGCGGCGGATTACTGATCACCGCTTTGGATCGATCACGGAACGCACAGCCGTCAATTCCCGCGAAGCCGTGTGGATCTTGATGCTCGCGGAATCTGTGCAGGGCCTCGAGGGTCGTCAATTCCCCCTCACCGACAACAACCAGATCCAGACTGGAGATGTTCTCCAGTGCGTCCACGGCGCTGTAGCTGAAATGGGGTCCGCCGGAAAAGAGCAGCGCGTTTCCGAGCCGAGCCTTCAAGGTTTGAATCAGTTCGATGGCGTTGAAGCGATCTTCGGTAGTGGTGGTCAAACCCACGGCCCAAGGTTTGAGATCCTCGGTCTCGCGCATGATCTGGGCCATCGTCCGATCCTTTATCTGGCCGTCGATCACGTGAACGTCAAGTCCCTCGGCAGCCAAATACGAGGCGATCGATCCCAGGCCAAGCTGTGGCTGTGAACGCTTATTGGGACGTCGTTTGTATAGCGGGGGCTGTATTAGGACTACGTCCATTCAAGCTCCTCGTTAATCAGATTCACGGTTGCTGCATTGAGTGATTCGAACAATTTCTAGTCGCTCGCGCGGCAGCTGGCCCAGATTTCGCCCCAGCGCACCTGAGACTCGACGATAGTAAGGCCAGCGGCCGCAAGCTCCTGCTCGAAGCTCGAGACGGTGTATTCGGTGAAGTGCGTCAGGTCCAGGCGCCATTCCAGGCCCAGCTCGTGCTTGACCGGCACCATCCACTCGCGCTCGTACAGCGGCACGCGCAGCAGGAAGCAACGGGTTCCCGTGATCTCGTGCAGCCGTTTGAGCAGTTCCACGCGCTGCTCGATGTGTTCCAGAACATTGGAGAGCACCACGACGTCCACGGTCGCGTCGGGCCGATAGCTCAAGGCATCGGCGAGCACGTATCGCACCCGTTGGTGTGCATATCGCGACCGCGCAAGATCGATGTTCCTTTGCGAGATATCAATGGCGATTACCGTGGCTTTGGCGCGCTGGGCGATTTCGAACGCCAGCTTGCCGTTGCCGCAGCCCACGTCGAGGACCGTCTGCCCCTCATCGATCCGTTCGACAAAGAAGTCGTGATACCTGATGTGCTTGTGCTTGGGATGCAGGCCATCGTAGGCAACGACTGCGGTGCTGCCGATGCGCCGGTACAGCTCGTTGTCGATCTGCAGCAAGAGCCTGAGGAACTTGCGCGGCGCCAGCAGGCGTGAGGCAAGGTTGAGCAACCGGCGAAACGCAGTCAGCAGCATGCGCTGAATCAGGGTAAAGCGCTTATTAGCGGTGGACATCGTCGCCCCCGTGTTCAACAGCAGAGCAGCTCGACGATCCGGCGCGCGAAATTTGCCGCCAGTTCAATGTCATCCAGGCTGATCCGTTCGTCGATTCCGTGGGCGCGCGAGGTCAGGTCGGTGACCTGCTTGCGCGGCATGACCGGCGCGAAGCCGTAGA
The Candidatus Alcyoniella australis DNA segment above includes these coding regions:
- a CDS encoding M20/M25/M40 family metallo-hydrolase, producing the protein ISQTMRELDPLSQVVPYMLPASTDARFLIERGIPIYGFAPVMPRKQVTDLTSRAHGIDERISLDDIELAANFARRIVELLCC
- a CDS encoding class I SAM-dependent methyltransferase, which codes for MSTANKRFTLIQRMLLTAFRRLLNLASRLLAPRKFLRLLLQIDNELYRRIGSTAVVAYDGLHPKHKHIRYHDFFVERIDEGQTVLDVGCGNGKLAFEIAQRAKATVIAIDISQRNIDLARSRYAHQRVRYVLADALSYRPDATVDVVVLSNVLEHIEQRVELLKRLHEITGTRCFLLRVPLYEREWMVPVKHELGLEWRLDLTHFTEYTVSSFEQELAAAGLTIVESQVRWGEIWASCRASD
- a CDS encoding phosphoribosylformylglycinamidine synthase subunit PurS, which encodes MAHRIEVALLEQMDDAVGRKIGRRIIEDLGLSIEGVRTIQVYTVDKQLSAEQLEACASGPLCDPIIQTYA
- a CDS encoding radical SAM protein, yielding MDVVLIQPPLYKRRPNKRSQPQLGLGSIASYLAAEGLDVHVIDGQIKDRTMAQIMRETEDLKPWAVGLTTTTEDRFNAIELIQTLKARLGNALLFSGGPHFSYSAVDALENISSLDLVVVGEGELTTLEALHRFREHQDPHGFAGIDGCAFRDRSKAVISNPPRGLVEDLDGLPDIDWGLFEMDQYQGTLSVEEKTRAVGVISTRGCPYRCVFCSNSLNRRLRHRSVGRFVDEIERLQRDYGFPGLNFQDDSFTAHTEHVRAICEEILRRELSIRWYCSLRINNISYETLSLMKRAGCVALGYGIESGSDRILKIIRKGITTEQIRSAIKITKRLEFEHVSLFLMNSLPGLTKEDMLKSSLFINEIESILRGTVVNKLSLGVSTLVYPGTELEVIAKENGNVLPPGFSWNTYYETDRGDIFNSNRHVPHFENREFDLGAIKRYSVVLRRKLIVRRFFELVGQLRSPVDLIRLIRRVLVTLPAYLKRN